A region from the Drosophila bipectinata strain 14024-0381.07 chromosome 3R, DbipHiC1v2, whole genome shotgun sequence genome encodes:
- the LOC108122197 gene encoding probable peptidoglycan muropeptide transporter SLC46 — protein sequence MAKPRSQDAAGNGTDQNPEPKLNYFQKLWRYRHYLVIEPFFFFYFMASVFNAVAMQNFPLDKACRVNLGYNKVVCDTMLDKSEVGIECDDFDFANTTQGATPDLADLVIGATGFNYTVCKAELEAQILAADVSGKRAPMAAIFPLIVLLFAGGWADRYNKRKPCMILPIVGEALSFTCQIISSIFFDSLPMEFGAYCEAIVPALFGGLTFCLMAIYSYITIATPEEDRVFRFGIFAMFVTGVPFIGQPISGLLFSTLGYTWSFASAIVFQIIAITYIIFFVKEVKSTPKSVDSQSNEPPPLPSTLPPKQGAENMAYETTNLDELQANKNVNFQLTPQMEPKVEVVPPKKSLFKEFFDPTLVLDCIRFPIVKRPNNGRLLLILLLCAYFLTVGPVSGENDYWYRFTLKKLAWNGNDFSIYLTLSSGAALVGTFIGTAILSKLLKVSDSMIGILSALSIVCSRVLFAFASTTSSFYVAGVVDMFVSLRVIAIKTIGSSIVDGDELSKMYSIFGISEPIAQFIFPPIFSEIYKSTVDSFPGAIWLFGEIFYIPNVLVFVLCYFLLRRRKAKEQKNSVELERNGANGSNGANVPDSEITSL from the exons atGGCAAAGCCAAGGTCGCAAGATGCAGCTGGAAACGGGACGGACCAGAATCCGGAACCCAAGCTTAATTACTTCCAGAAGCTGTGGCGCTATCGCCACTACCTGGTGATCGAGcccttcttctttttctacTTTATGGCATCGGTTTTCAATGCGGTGGCTATGCAGAATTTTCCCTTAGACAAAGCTTGCCGGGTGAATCTGGGTTACAATAAGGTGGTCTGTGACACTATGCTGGATAAATCGGAGGTGGGAATCGAGTGCGACGACTTTGATTTCGCCAACACCACCCAGGGGGCCACTCCGGATTTGGCCGACCTTGTGATCGGAGCCACGGGATTCAACTACACGGTCTGCAAGGCGGAACTGGAGGCCCAGATCCTAGCAGCAGATGTCTCCGGAAAACGAGCTCCGATGG ctgctATTTTCCCGTTGATTGTCCTTCTTTTTGCTGGAGGATGGGCGGATCGCTACAACAAAAGAAAGCCCTGCATGATTCTGCCAATTGTGGGCGAGGCTTTGTCCTTTACAT GTCAGATCATCTCATCGATATTTTTCGACTCATTACCCATGGAGTTTGGAGCCTATTGTGAGGCTATTGTGCCTGCCCTCTTTGGTGGATTAACCTTCTGTTTGATGGCCATTTATAGTTACATCACCATAGCCACTCCGGAGGAGGACCGTGTATTTCGTTTTGGAATCTTTGCCATGTTTGTCACTGGAGTTCCCTTCATAGGGCAACCGATAAGTGGTTTACTGTTTAGTACCTTGGGATACACCT GGTCATTTGCCTCTGCAATTGTATTCCAAATCATTGCTATAACCTACATTATCTTCTTTGTGAAAGAGGTCAAGTCCACACCCAAATCGGTAGACTCTCAGTCCAATGAGCCTCCTCCACTGCCCTCGACCTTGCCGCCCAAGCAGGGTGCCGAGAATATGGCTTATGAGACCACAAATCTGGACGAGTTGCAGGCCAACAAGAATGTAAACTTCCAACTGACCCCACAAATGGAACCAAAAGTCGAGGTTGTGCCACCGAAAAAGTCCCTTTTCAAGGAATTTTTTGATCCCACATTGGTCTTGGACTGCATCCGCTTCCCCATTGTAAAACGACCCAACAATGGACGCCTTCTGCTCATCCTGCTTTTGTGTGCCTACTTCTTGACCGTGGGTCCCGTATCCGGAGAGAACGATTACTGGTACAGATTCACCCTTAAGAAGCTGGCCTGGAACGGCAACGACTTCAGTATCTATCTAACCTTGTCCAGTGGAGCGGCTCTGGTTGGCACCTTCATTGGTACCGCCATTCTTAGTAAACTACTAAAGGTTTCCGATTCCATGATCGGAATTCTGTCTGCCTTGTCCATTGTCTGCTCCCGTGTTCTGTTt GCTTTTGCTAGCACCACTTCATCATTTTATGTAGCCGGAGTGGTGGATATGTTTGTCAGCTTACGAGTTATTGCCATAAAAACCATTGGATCCAGCATTGTCGATGGCGACGAATTGA GTAAAATGTACTCGATCTTTGGCATCAGTGAGCCTATTGCCCAGTTCATTTTTCCTCCAATTTTCAGTGAAATCTACAAAAGCACTGTAGACTCATTCCCAGGGGCCATTTGGCTGTTTGGCGAAATCTTTTATATCCCCAATGTCTTGGTCTTTGT GCTGTGCTACTTCCTGTTGCGTCGCCGCAAGGCAAAGGAGCAAAAGAACTCTGTTGAGCTGGAGCGCAATGGTGCCAATGGTTCTAATGGAGCCAACGTTCCCGATAGCGAAATAACTAGTCTATAA
- the LOC108121897 gene encoding pro-corazonin-like: MRLLLLLLFLFSLSVACLGQTFQYSRGWTNGKRALQSVPSLMANGYIHRSNEFGFTDLRHVPDGKNDLRLEKCLTQLQMSLINRNPEVEWSLNHVDTRPGDINLKSSPKNNNIDNVLYSITNPIRNYQTFEELKTIGRTLPEANVYEKQ; encoded by the exons ATGCGTCTCCTTTTGCTTCTGCTCTTCCTGTTCAGCCTATCCGTGGCATGCTTGGGTCAGACGTTTCAGTACTCCAGGGGTTGGACCAATGGAAAGCGGGCTCTGCAATCTGTGCCTTCACTGATGGCAAATGGATACATCCATCGGAGCAACGAATTTGGGTTTACCGATCTCCGCCATGTGCCAGATGGGAAGAACGATCTCAGGCTagaaaa ATGTCTGACGCAGCTTCAAATGTCTCTGATTAATCGGAACCCTGAAGTGGAGTGGAGCTTGAACCATGTGGACACCAGGCCTGGTGATATTAACTTGAAATCCAGCcccaaaaacaataatatcgACAATGTTCTTTACTCAATTACCAACCCGATTCGGAATTACCAAACTTTCGaagaattaaaaacaattgGAAGAACTCTACCTGAAGCCAACGTCTATGAGAAACAGTAG
- the LOC108121892 gene encoding pro-corazonin-like has translation MLRLLLLPLFLFTLSMACMGQTFQYSRGWTNGKRALNTGSPLLNNGHLHRSNELSFSDLYDLQDWSSDRRLERCLTQLQRSLLSRNCVPRVELNLNRMDTDSGDTNSHSRPNNNENENMVYTNTKPNRRQSNELLDELNVAAVGGSSEPNVFGKH, from the exons ATGTTGCGTCTCCTCCTGCTCCCGCTCTTCCTGTTTACCCTGTCCATGGCCTGCATGGGTCAGACGTTTCAGTATTCCAGGGGCTGGACAAATGGAAAACGAGCTCTTAATACTGGTTCCCCCCTTCTGAACAACGGGCATCTTCATCGGAGCAACGAGCTCAGTTTTTCGGATCTCTATGATTTACAAGATTGGAGCAGCGATCGCAGGCTCGAGCG TTGCTTGACGCAGCTCCAGCGGTCTTTGCTAAGTCGTAATTGTGTTCCAAGAGTGGAGTTAAATTTAAACCGGATGGACACCGATTCTGGGGATACCAACTCACATTCCAGACCCAACAACAATGAAAACGAGAACATGGTTTATACGAATACTAAGCCAAATCGACGCCAGTCGAATGAACTTCTCGACGAACTAAATGTTGCTGCAGTAGGAGGTTCATCGGAACCAAATGTATTTGGGAAACATTAA